The Streptomyces laurentii region GGAGCAGCTGGCGTACCGGATCGTGGCCGAGGGCCTTTCGGTGCGAACCGTGGAAGAGATCGTGAAGCTGATGGGCTCGGAGTCCTCGGCGCCGGTCAAGCCCAAGGGGCCCCGGGCGGGTACGCGGGTCGCTCCGGACCTGACCGAGCTGGCGACCCGGCTCTCCGACCGCTTCGAGACCCGGGTGAAGGTCGACCTGGGGCAGAAGAAGGGCAAGATCGTCGTCGAGTTCGCCTCGGTGGGGGATCTGAACCGGATCCTCTCGACGCTGGCCCCCGGTGAGAACCGCGTGATGGAGAACGGCCCCACCGACGAGGAGCAGGGCGCTCAGGGCTGAGCCGCTCCCCCTCGTCCACCAGGGCGGGGCGTGTTCCGGTCTTCACCGGAGCATGCCCCGCCCTTTGCCTGTCGGCGGTACCGTCCCGAACGGCCCGTCGTTACGATGCGGACAGGCTTATTCGTACGGCGCTGGCCGAGGGAATCGAGGAGGAGCCGTGGGGCGTCGGCTCGTACCGCTCACCCTGGACAACCTTCCGGATCTCCCCAAGCGGTGTCGCTCCTGTGTCTTCTGGGAGCTCGACCCGGTGAGCGGGGAGGCGGCCGTGAAGGCCGGCCGCCCGGAACTGGAGAAAGAGGCCTGGATCTCCGCGGTGCTCCTGGAATGGGGTTCCTGCGGACGGGTCGTGTATGTCGACGAGGTCCCCGTCGGCTACGTGCTGTACGCGCCTCCCGCGTATGTGCCCCGCTCCACCGCCTTCCCCACCAGCCCGGTTGCCGCGGACGCGGCGCAGCTGATGACGGCCTGGATCATGCCGGGATACCAGGGGCAGGGGCTCGGGCGGGTGATGGTGCAGACCGTGGCGAAGGACTTACTGCGGCGCGGCTTCAAGGCGATCGAGGCCTTCGGGGACGCCCGCTGGAAGGAGCCTGCCTGTGTGCTCCCCGCCGACCACCTGCTGGCCGTGGGCTTCAAGACCGTACGGCCGCACCCGGCCTATCCCCGGCTGCGGCTGGAGCTGAGGTCGACGCTCTCCTGGAAGGAGGACGTCGAGATGGCCCTGGACCGGCTTCTGGGCGCCGTACAGAAGGAGCCGGCGCTGCGGCCCCTGTGACCCGGTGTCCCGTACGGGCCGGAGAGACGACGATGGCCCGCCCCCTTCCGGCGAATTCCAGGGGGCGGGCCATCGATGTCACCGATGTTTCACGTGAAACAGCGCGAAGGTCAGGCCTTCGTGACGAGGAAGTCCGAGAGGTCACGCTCGAGCGCGGCCTTCGGCTTGGCGCCGACGATCGTCTTCACGACCTCGCCACCCTGGTAGACGTTCATCGTCGGGATCGACATGACGCCGTACTTCGCGGCGGTGGCCGGGTTCTCGTCGATGTTGAGCTTCACGATCTCGATCTCGCCGTGCTCGGCGGCGATGGCCTCCAGCGACGGGGCGATCTGACGGCACGGGCCGCACCAGGCCGCCCAGAAGTCCACGAGAACGGGCTTGTCGCTCTTGAGGACCTCCTTCTCGAAGTCGGCGTCGGTGACGTTCTTCAGGGTGCCGGCCACGGCGGGCTCCTTCATGTGTGTGGGGTGTGGGGTGGGGGAGAAGTGAGGGTCAGACCGCGGGGGTCTCGGCGAGCTTCTCGCTGTCGGCGAGGGCGGCCAGGAAACGCTCGGCGTCGAGCGCCGCGGAGCAGCCGGTGCCGGCGGCGGTGATCGCCTGACGGTACGTGTGGTCGACGACGTCGCCCGCGCCGAAGACACCGGTGAGGTTGGTGCGGGTGGACGGGGCGTCGACCTTCAGGTAGCCCTCCTCGTCCAGCTCCAGCTGGCCCTTGAAGAGCTCGGTGCGCGGGTCGTGGCCCACGGCGATGAAGAGACCGGTCACCGGGAGCTCGCTGGTCTCGCCCGTCTTGGTGTTGCGCAGGGTCAGACCGCTGAGCTTCTGGTCGCCGTGGACCTCGGCGACCTCGCTGTCCCAGGCGAACTTGATCTTCGGGTCGGCGAACGCGCGCTCCTGCATCGCCTTGGAGGCGCGCAGCGAGTCACGGCGGTGGACGATCGTGACCGACTTGGCGAAGCGCGACAGGAAGGTGGCCTCCTCCATCGCGGTGTCGCCACCGCCGACCACGGCGATGTCCTGGTCCTTGAAGAAGAAGCCGTCGCAGGTGGCGCACCAGGAGACACCGCGGCCGGAGAGGGTGTCCTCGTTCGGCAGGCCGAGCTTGCGGTGCTGGGAGCCGGTCGTGACGATGACGGCCTTGGCCTGGTACACGTTGCCGGCGGTGTCGGTGACGGTCTTGATGTCGCCCGTGAGGTCCACGGCGACGATGTCGTCCGGCACGAGCTCGGCGCCGAAGCGCTCCGCCTGGGCGCGCATGTTGTCCATGAGGTCGGGGCCCATGATGCCGTCACGGTATCCCGGGAAGTTCTCCACCTCGGTCGTGTTCATCAGGGCGCCACCGGCGGTGACGGCCCCCTCGAAGACGAGCGGCTTCAGCGACGCGCGGGCGGTGTACAGCGCTGCGGTGTAACCCGCGGGCCCGGAGCCGATGATGATCACGTTACGGACGTCGCTCACGGGTTTCTTCCTCGTCTCTGCAGACTGCCTACCGCCTACGGTGGCGGTGGGAATTGCTTCCTTCACCCCACCCAACGGATCCTACGGGGCAAGCATTCCCGAGACCGCCACTCGGCGCGGCACGGACTTCAGGAGCGAGGGAGGGACTCCTGGGACAGGACGGCGGCCCGGTCGGATTTTCCGTCGGTGCAGGAGGCGTCGATCACATACGCCCGCACCCGGCTGGTGTCCGCGCTGTCAGGGAGAACGACGAGGTAGGCAGGCGTTCCGTCGGAGTCGCCGCGCTGGAAGGCGAGCACCGGGTCGGTGCGCTGGGTGCCGGCCCGTACACAGGCGGGCAGCTCCGCTGCCGCGCGTTTCCGGCCCCCTCCGCTGCCCTCACCGGAGAGCGAGCGAGGAGCGCCGCTGCCCTGGGGAGCCTGGAGAGTGCTGTCATCGTTCATCAGGTCCCGCACCGTGGACGCGACAGGCCGACCGTCGAACCGGGTGGTCTTCGAGGCGACGGCCATGTCGGACGGGCTGTCGGCGGCCGTGCCGGCGTCCTGGCCGTTCGACTGGAGCAAGAAGAGGCCCAGACCCAGCACCGCCGTCCCGAAGGCGGCGCCGAGGACGACGGTCCGGCGGCGGGCCCGACCGGGCCCGGTCGCGGCGGCCGGCCGGCCGGCGGGGCGGTCGGCGGTGGGACGGGCCGGGACGGACGGCGCGGGGCGTCTGTGCGATGTTTCACGTGAAACATGAGTGTCGGTGTCCGGCTCGGTCGCGTTCAACAGAGCCTCGGCGGCGAGCGCGGCGTCGATCCGTCCGGCGATCTCCCCGGGCATCCGGGGCGGTCCGGGAAGGGTGCCGAGCAGCCCCCGGATCTCCTCCAGGGAGGTGCGGACGTCGGCACACAGGGAACAGTCGTCGAGATGCTCACGTACGGCCGCACCGCGAGATGGGGGGAGCAGCCCCTCGGTGAGGTCGGAGATCTCCGAGACGTCCGGGTGCCGAGTCGTGTCGGCCGTGGAAGTCACGCGCGCCCACCTCCGCCCTTCACAACAGCTGGTTTGTCCGGTCCGGTATCCGCGGGTCCCGGCACCGTTGGGACGGATGCCCCCGGCGTCCGGTTCCTTCCCCCATCGGAGCCCTCGTTACCCACCGTGTCGCCGCGCAGATGAGTGAGGAGTGGCAGCAGTTTGGCCCGTCCACGTGCGCAGCGGCTCTTCACGGTCCCGGCGGGGACGTCGAGGAGCCGTGCGGCCTCGGCCACCGGGTACCCCTGCATGTCCACGAGGACGAGAGCCGCGCGCTGCTCGGCGGGCAGGGTGGAGAGGGCGGCGAGCAGCTGGCGGTGCAGATCCTGCCGCTCGGCGGGCGCCTCCGCGGATTCGTGCGGTTCCAGGAGCTGTTCAAAACGCTCCGTGTCGTTCATGGGTGAGGTGCGGCGCGAGGCGGCCTTGCGGGCCCGGTCCAGGCAGGCGTTCACCGTGATCCGGTGCAGCCAGGTGGTGACGGCCGACTGTCCGCGGAAGGTGTGGGCGGCCCGGAAGGCCGACACCAGGGCGTCCTGGACGGCGTCGGCGGCTTCCTCCCGGTCGCCGAGCGTCCGCAGCGCCACCGCCCACAGCCGGTCGCGGTGGCGCCGCACGAGTTCCCCGAAGGCGTCGGGGTCGCCGGCCACATGTCCGGCGAGCAGTTCCTGATCGCTGGGAGAGCCGGATTCGACGGCCTCTGATGCCACATCCCCTCCTCGATCAGTGGCATGACACGTATGCGCGCTGGTCCAGCATCCCGGGAGCGGGAGGTTACGTCGGCGACCCCTTGAAGGACACATTGGTGACGGCTTGCTTGTAGCCGGCGTTGCTGTACTCGTCGCCGCCGGACCGCGGGACTGCCGTGAACCAGAGCAGCACGTAGCGGACCTTCTCCGGCGACTTCACGGTCATCGGGAGAGAGGCGCCGGAGGTCGTCGCCGTGGCGAGCTTCTTCATCGAGTCGGGGGAACCCGCCGGACTCAGGGAGTCCGTCGCGTACAGCGTCGCGGTCGTGTGATTGCCGCTGTAGCGCAGGTCTATGGACGCGGAAGCGAGACTCTGCTCCGAGCCGAGGTCGTAGACGATGCCCACACCCTGCTTGAAGGGTGCCAGGGTCGGCCCCTCGAAGAAGCTCTTGGTGCGCCAGTAGGTGGAGGCGTCCTTGTCGTAGGTGTCGCCCACGTTGTCGGCGTTCTGCGGTGAGCCGTCCGGGGCGTACTCCTGCGCCGCACTGATGACGAGCGGCTTCGGCGGGTTGGGCTTCTCATCCCCGCCCGGATTCTCCTGGGCGGGGGCCGGAGTCTCGGCCGACTTCCCCTGGTCCAGGAGCCGGTCCGCGATCTGCCAGCTGCCCAGGCCCAGGGCGGCGATCAGCAGGGCCGAGACGGCCCACTTCAGCGCCTTCCCGGTACGGCTCTGCAACGGGGGCGGCGGGACCACGACCGGCTGGGTCACCGCGGGGTGGGCCTGCGGGCGTCCGTAGGTGCCCTGCTGGTAGGTGGTGCGCTGGTACTCGGGCGGGCTGGGAAGCGGGAACTCCGGCTCCGGCGGGCGGATACGAGGCATCGCCGCGACGGCCTTGGCGAGCTCGTCCGGGGTGGTGCAGGGCGGTTCCTGGCGCGAGGCGGTGGCCCCGTCGTTCGCCAGGGCCCGCATGGCGATCTCCGACAGGCCGCGGTGGACGCCCGCCCGCACCTGGTCGGGCGGGAGCAGCCCGGTGCCCTTGGGGAGGCCGGACAGACCGTACGCGTCGCTCTCGTACGGCCAGCGCTGGGTGAGCGCCGCGTACAGCAGGGCGCCGATCGCCTCGGTGTCCGTGCGCTGGGGCCCCTCGGCGCTGATGCCGCGCAGGGCGGCGTTCACCGCGAGGCCGCGGATGCGGTACTGGCCGGTGGAGCTGCGGAGGACGGCGCTGGGGGTCAGGCGGAGGTGTGAGAGCCCCTCGCGGTGGGCGGCGGACATGGCCTGGGAGACCTGGCTGACCAGCTGGTAGGCGTCGTGCGGCTCCATGGGCCCGGCCGCGAGCAGTGCGGTCAGCTCGGTGGAGTCGGGCAGCCACTCGTGCACCACGTAGACGAGGTCGTTCTCCTCGACGGCGTCGAGGACCTGCACGAACCGGGGGTCGCCCAGGAGCGCGGCGGAGCGGGCGGCGGCGAGCACGGAACGGGCGCGCGGGTGGTCGGCGGGCAGGATGTGCACACCGACGGCACGCCGCAGTTTCTCGTCCACGGCACGCCAGCTGCTGAATCCGTCCAGCCGGGTGACGCACTCCTCCAGCCGGTACCGTCTCGCCAGCTTGTGGCCGCTGTGCAGTTCGGGTGCCGTGAGGGAGGGCGAGTCGCCGCCCTGCCGGTCGGCCGTATCGCCCTTCGCGTCCTTGGCGGAGGTGTCCGCCTGCTTCCGCTTTTCCGCCACCCCGTCGGTCGCGGCCGTGTCCGCCTTGGCGGTCAGCGGGTCGTCACCGCTGTTGTCGGCCACGTCGACGGCAGCCGTGCTACGTTCCGCCACCGTCGTTCCTGCCTCCCCATCCGTTGCGCCAGATCCAACAGCCATGCCAATTGTGCCCACAGTCCGGCGCTATGCACGACACGCGACGACCGCCGATGGTTGTGCGAACCGCGTGTTCTCGTCCGCGGATCAGCGTCCCAGACGGCCGCGGACCATGCCGACCATGGAGTTGAGCTCCGCGATCCGCATCCGCTTGGCCGCGAGGAAGAAGACTGCCAGCAGGACCGCGCCGCCCACCACGAGGGAGGCGAGCGAGCCCAGGGCGCCTTCGCCGAGCAGCTTCAGCAGGCCGAAACCGACCGCGCCGCCGACCAGGGCGGCGGGCAGGGCGGCCAGGCACAGCCGGGCGTAGGTGCGCAGGACGTGCGCGCCGTCCAGGTCTCCGCCGAGGCGGTTGCGCAGCCGCCGCCAGGCGACGCCGACGCCGACCGCGTAGGCCAGTCCGTAGGCGGCGGCCATGCCGACCACGGCCCACTGGGCGGGCAGCACCACGTAACAGACCGCCGAGACGGCCGCGTTGACCGCGGCGACGATGACGGTGTTGTAGAAGGGCGTCCGGGTGTCCTCGTAGGCGTAGAAGCCGCGGAGCACGACGTACTGGACGGAGTAGGGGATCAGGCCGAGGCCGAAGGCCATCAGGATGAAGCCCATGCCCTGGGCGGCCTCGATGCCGCTGGACGCGTAGAGCAGGGTGCACATCGGGACGCCGAGCGCCAGGAAGGTGAAGGCCACCGGGACGATCGCGACGGCCGAGTTGCGCAGGCCCTGGGAGATGTCGTCGCGGACCGCGCCCGCGTCGTCGTCGTGGGCGGCGCGGGAGATCCGCGGCAGCAGGGCGGCCATGACGGAGACGGTGATGATGGCCTGCGGCATGCCCCAGATCAGCTGGGCGTTGGAGTAGGCGAGGAAGCCGGCGCCGTTCTTGCCGGACTCCTCGCCGGCCGCAGTGGCGAGCTGGGTGACGACCAGGACACCGGCCTGGTTGGCGAGCACGAACAGCACGGTCCACTTGGCCAGCTTGACCGTCTTGCCGAGGCCGTGGCCCTTCCAGTCGAAGCGGGGCCGGAAGCGGAAACCGGTCTCGCGCAGGTACGGGATCATCGCCAGGGCCTGGACGACGAGACCGAGCAGGGTGCCGATGCCGAGCAGGCGGATGCCCTCGTCCGGGATCGTCGTGACGCCCATGTGGGATTCGCCGGAGGTGCCGTACACCCAGATGAACAGGCCGAACGTGGCGATCATGACGATGTTGTTGAGGACCGGGGTCCACATCATCGCGCCGAACTTGCCGCGGGCGTTGAGGATCTGTCCCATCACCACGTGCACACCCATGAAGAAGATGGTGGGCAGGCAGTAGCGGGCGAAGGTGACGGCGACGCTGTTGGCCGCGGCGTCGTCGGAGATGGTGCTCGACATCGCCTTGATCAGCAGCGGTGCCGCGAACACGGCGATCGCGACGATCGCGCCGAGCGCGACCATGACAAGGGTGAGCAGCCGGTTGGCATAGGCCTCGCCGCCATCCTCGTCGTTCTTCATGGAGCGGACCAGCTGCGGCACGAAGACCGAGTTGAGGCCGCCGCCGACGGTGAGGATGTAGATCATCGTCGGCAGGGTGTACGCGACGGTGTAGGTGTCGCCGAGGAGCGCGGCGCCGAGGGCGCCGGTGATCACCAGGCTGCGGACGAAGCCGGTGAGGCGGGAGACCAGGGTGCCGGCCGCCATCACGGCGCTCGACTTGAGCAGCCCGGACGCCCGGCCTGCCTTCTTCGGCGCGGGGGCGGGCAGCGGGTTCTGCTCGGCAGCGGGCGGCGGTACCTGGCCGGGCGCCTGCTGGTCGCGGTAGAGGTGGGCGAAGGCGTCCGGCTCGGTCGCCTCCTCCCCCGCGGCGGTCACCAGGTCGTCGACACCGGTGAACTGCACCGTGTGGGCGTCGTCGCCGTACGGCAGGTGGCGTGAGGGGCCGTCGGGCTCCGGCGCGGGCGTCTGGGCCCACACCCGGGGGTCCGGGGCGTGCGGCTGCACGGCCGGCTGCTGGTAGAGCGACTGCGGCGGGGCGTAGGTGCCCGGCGGGGGCGGCGGGTGCGCGGCACGGTCGTAGAGCGCCTCGGACACCGGGTCCTGGGCGGACAGGTCCCGCGCCTGGTAGGGGTCCTGGGCGTAGGCGTCCTGGACGTACGGGTCCTGGCCGTAGGGGGCCTGACCGTAAGGGTTCGGGGCGGCGTGCGGGCCCTGCGCCGGGGCCTGGGGGCCCTGGCCGTAGGGAGCCTGCGGGTGGGGTGCCTGCCCGTACTGGCCCTGCGCGTTCGGGTCGGGCGCGTACGGGGCCTGCCCGTACGGACCCTGCCGCGGTGCGTTCGGGTCCGGGGGGTACGGGCCTTGCTGCGGCGACGGCGCCGGCGGGTGGCCGGGGGCCGGTGCCGGGGGCGTACCGCCGGACGGCGCGGTGTCGCCCGCGCCCTGACCGCGGTCACCGTCGTACGGCGCGTTCATGGTTTACCCCACCTCATCGTCCCCGGCCGACCGGCCACGACATCGCTCAACGGTCCACTTTCTCACCCGCGCCCGACGGGTCGCCGCTTTCGGACCCGGTGTTGGGCGTCGGGTCACTCGGCTGCTCCGTCTCGGCGCCGTTCCCGGTCCCGGGACCGGCGGCGGGCTCGGGACCGGGGTCCGCCGTCTCGGTTCCGGCCGTGCCCTCGTCGTCGTTCCGGGCGTCGCCGTCCTCGGCTCCGTCCTCGGTCTCCGCCTCCGCCTCCGCCTCCGCCTCCGCCTCCGCCTCCGCCTCGGCTTCGGCCGCGGCGCGCCGGGCGGCGGCCCGCTTGCGCTGGCTGTACATCCGGATGCCGGCGAGGACCAGCAGCAGGACACCGCCCGCGATGACGAGCATCACGGTGGGAGTGATCTCGGAGACCTTCACCGTGAACGTCATCGGGGCGCCGTAGGGCGTGCCGTCCTCGGTGTAGAGCTGGGCCTTCATCAGGACCGGACCATTGGCGTTCGCCGAGGCGGTGAACTTCACCGACTGGCTGTGCCCGCCGTCGATCGTCACCGGGCGCGAGGCGACCGGGTCGCCCTCGACCAGCTTCAGACGGGTCCGGTTGTCGGAGGAGATCCGCAGCTCCAGGTGCTGCACACCCTGCAGCAGCCGGTTCTGCACGGTCACCGGGATGGTGGCGCTGCGGCCGGACAGGGTGAGGTCCGACTTCTTGACCAGCTGCACCTCTTCGGTGAGGCTCCGCAGATACCGCAGGACCTCCTCGCGGTAGAGCGCGGCCGAGGGGTTCTCGCCCCGCCAGGACGTGGACATCTCCCGGCTGATCGCGTTGGTGAAGGGCGGCACCACCCGGTCCGCGGCGGTCAGGATCACCCGGAAGTCGTCCAGCTCGTCCCGGGTCTCCTTCATCTTCTGGAAGGCCTTGGTGTCGAGCTCCTGGGCGCGCAGCTTCTTCGGATACGAGCGGCTGCTCGGGATCCGGGTCGAGGCGTCCGGGTCGGCCGGGTCCAGGACGGCGCCCGGCAGGTCCTGCGGCTCCGTCCACCGCTTGGCGGACAGCGCCTGCAGCGCCGTCGCCATGCTCTGCGCCTGCGACGTGGTGGGCATGCGCTGCGGGGCGACCACGACGCTGCGCTGCTGCTCGGGCAGCTCCAGGGTCGTGGCCAGCGACTGGGCGAGGAAGGACTGGATCGCCAGTGTGGAGTCGTCGGCCCGGACGAGGTCGCCCTGGAACGCCTTCGACAGCGCGGCGTCGCTGACGACCGCGGTCGTGCCGCCGCCGACCGCGCGGGCCGCGGTCGGGGTGTACGGCAGATCGTCGCGGAAGCTGTCGCTGCGGGCGATCACGTTGCTCGCGCCCGCCGAGGTGGCGACGGCCATGACCGACGGGTCGACGGCACCGTCGACGGGCCAGGCGAAGTCGGTCGACGGCTTCACGTGGAGCACCGTCTCGACCGTGCCGGCCGCCAGCGCGGTCGCCTGCTGGAGGTGCGCCAGGGAACCCGGGACCTCCTTGCCGTGGTGGGCGAGGGCGGCCAGATCGGGGTCGGCGAAGGGCAGGGCGACGACCTTGTGGCCCTGGACGGCCTTCTCCAGCTCGTCCAGCCAGCGCTTGGCGACCTCCTGGTTTTGGCCCGGCACCTCGGTGGTGCCGTCCTTGACCATGTAGGGCGCGGCCATCGCGTCCACGCTGGCGATCAGGTCCGGGTCGATGACCCAGGTCACCGGGAGGTCCTTGCCGAGCGCGACCATCTCGTCGAGCCGGCCGCCGGGAACGAGCTCGGCGGCGAGGTCGTCGTTCTCGAAGACCGGGGTCTGCTGCTGGTCGGCGCCCGTCTCGGCGGAGACATGCGCCGTGGAGATCAGCGGCCAGAGGTAGGTGAGCTTGGTGCGTTTCTCGGTCTCGTCGGGCTGGTACGGCAGGAAGGTCCGCTCGATGCCGAGCACTCGTTCGTACGACTGGCTCGTGGTCCGCCCTGTGACGGAGACCCCGAGCTGGTAGACACCGGAGTCGTCGAGGCCCAGCTTGGACACGGGCACGGAGAGCGAGAAATCGCGGCTGAGTCCGGCACCCAGCTTGGGGATCTCGACCGCGGCCCGCCCGCCGACGGTCTCCCCTTCGCCGCCGAAGCGGAAGGCGCCCCGGCCGGACACGTCGTCGATCTCGCTGCGGCTGGTCATCCGGGGACCCACACGGAGGTCGACCGTGGCGTTGGTCACGGCCTGCTTGGTCCGGTTGGTGACCGTTCCGGTGATGGTGAGGGTGTCGCCTTCCACCGGGGCCTTCGGCGCCAGGCTCCCCAGCGACACGTCCACGGCGCCGGCGCCGCTCGCGCTCTCGGCGGCCTGCGCCGCCGGGGCGGGCACGCCTTGGAGGAGCCCGGTCAGCAACGGCGCCGCCACAGCGAGTGAGGCCACGCGCCGTAGCCAGCGACGGGCAGGTGAGGGATGGGTCCCCTGGATAGCTGCCGCCTCGGCCACGCGTCGCCCGTCCTCGTCGTTGTCTGTGGTGCCAGTGGTGTCGGTGGTTCCGGATGCTGTGTCCAGGCATGGTAACGAGACGCGCGGGGCCCGAGTGCCGGGGTCTGCTCCAGCGGATGCCACGCGGGGGTCCTTCCCGGGCGCGCCCGCGCTCCGTGGGCGGAAACAGGGACGCCGGGGTGAGCCGGGGCACGTACCCTTTTCTGTTGTGCCGAACGCCAACGAAGACACCCCCACCGCACTGAGCCAGGTGCAGCGCCGCGCCGTCAGCGAACTGCTGCGCGTCTCCCCCGTCGCCGATGACCTCGCCCTCCGCTTCAAGGAGGCGGGATTCAGCCTCGCGCTGGTCGGCGGCTCGGTACGGGACGCCCTTCTTGGCCGTCTCGGCAACGACCTGGACTTCACCACCGACGCCCGCCCCGAGGACGTCCTGAAGATCGTCCGGCCCTGGGCCGACGCGGTCTGGGAGGTCGGGATCGCGTTCGGCACCGTCGGCTGCCAGAAGAACGGTTACCAGGTGGAGGTCACCACCTACCGTTCCGAGGCGTACGACCGCACTTCCCGCAAGCCCGAGGTCTCCTACGGCGACTCCATCGAGGAGGACCTGGTCCGCCGGGACTTCACCGTCAACGCGATGGCCGTGGCACTCCCGGAGAAGGAGTTCATCGACCCGCACGGCGGTCTGGAGGACCTGTCCGAGCGGGTGCTGCGCACGCCCGGAACCCCCGAGGAGTCCTTCTCCGACGACCCGCTGCGGATGATGCGTGCCGCGCGCTTCGCCGCGCAGCTGGACTTCGCCGTGGCCCCCGAGGTCGTCACCGCCATGACGGAGATGGCCGGCCGGCTGGAGATCGTCTCCGCCGAGCGGGTCCGCGAGGAGTTCAACAAGCTCCTGCTCTCCGCCCACCCCCGCAAGGGTCTCGGGCTCCTCGTCGGCACCGGTCTCGCCGCGCACGTCCTGCCCGAGCTTCCGGCGCTGCGCCTGGAGAGCGACGAGCACCACCGGCACAAGGACGTCTACGAGCACTCCCTCACCGTGCTCGACCAGGCCATCGACCTGGAGGAGGACGGCCCGGACCTGGTGCTGCGTCTGGCGGCCCTGCTGCACGACATCGGCAAGCCGCGCACCCGCCGTTTCGAGAAGGACGGCCGGGTCTCCTTCCACCACCACGAGGTGGTGGGCGCGAAGATGACCAAGAAGCGCATGACCGCGCTCAAGTACTCCAACGAGATGATCAAGGACGTCTCGCGGCTGGTGGAGCTGCACCTGCGCTTCCACGGCTACGGCACCGGCGAGTGGACCGACTCGGCCGTCCGCCGCTACGTCCGGGACGCGGGACCGCTGCTCTCCCGGCTCCACAAGCTGACCCGCTCCGACTGCACCACGCGCAACAAGCGCAAGGCCGCCGCGCTCTCCCGCGCCTACGACGGCCTGGAGGACCGCATCGCGCAGCTCCAGGAGCAGGAGGAGCTGGACGCGATCCGCCCGGACCTCGACGGCAACCAGATCCAGGAGATCCTGGGCATCGGTCCCGGCCCGGCCATCGGCCACGCGTACAAGGTCCTCCTTGAGCTGCGTCTGGAGAACGGACCCATGGAGCAGGCCGACGCCGTCGCCGCGCTCAAGGAGTGGTGGGCGACCCAGGAGGGCTAAGGCCTTTCTTTCGTGTCTTGCTCACCCAGCCTGACCCAAGAGACGGGCCTTCGGTTCGTCGCCGTTTCTCAAGGGTGTTTCACGTGAAACAACGGCGGTCCGGAGTGGTGGCGGGGCGGTGTTTCACGTGAAACACCGCCCCGCGGTCATGTGACCGAGCGTCGCCACCACAGGGCCGGCGGGATGACCGCGTAGAGCGCGGACACCATCACGACG contains the following coding sequences:
- a CDS encoding GNAT family acetyltransferase (GNAT family acetyltransferase [Streptomyces himastatinicus ATCC53653];~N-Acyltransferase superfamily: Various enyzmes that characteristicly catalyzethe transfer of an acyl group to a substrate; cl00357;~identified by MetaGeneAnnotator; putative); amino-acid sequence: MGRRLVPLTLDNLPDLPKRCRSCVFWELDPVSGEAAVKAGRPELEKEAWISAVLLEWGSCGRVVYVDEVPVGYVLYAPPAYVPRSTAFPTSPVAADAAQLMTAWIMPGYQGQGLGRVMVQTVAKDLLRRGFKAIEAFGDARWKEPACVLPADHLLAVGFKTVRPHPAYPRLRLELRSTLSWKEDVEMALDRLLGAVQKEPALRPL
- a CDS encoding thioredoxin (TRX family; composed of two groups: Group I, which includes proteins that exclusively encode a TRX domain; and Group II, which are composed of fusion proteins of TRX and additional domains. Group I TRX isa small ancient protein that alter the redox...; cd02947;~catalytic residues [active];~identified by MetaGeneAnnotator; putative;~thioredoxin [Streptomyces cattleya NRRL 8057 = DSM46488]), with translation MAGTLKNVTDADFEKEVLKSDKPVLVDFWAAWCGPCRQIAPSLEAIAAEHGEIEIVKLNIDENPATAAKYGVMSIPTMNVYQGGEVVKTIVGAKPKAALERDLSDFLVTKA
- a CDS encoding thioredoxin-disulfide reductase (Pyridine nucleotide-disulphide oxidoreductase; pfam00070;~identified by MetaGeneAnnotator; putative;~identified by similarity to SP:P52215; match to protein family HMM PF00070; match to protein family HMM PF03486; match to protein family HMM PF07992; match to protein family HMM TIGR01292;~thioredoxin-disulfide reductase [Arthrobacter aurescens TC1];~thioredoxin-disulfide reductase; TIGR01292) — translated: MSDVRNVIIIGSGPAGYTAALYTARASLKPLVFEGAVTAGGALMNTTEVENFPGYRDGIMGPDLMDNMRAQAERFGAELVPDDIVAVDLTGDIKTVTDTAGNVYQAKAVIVTTGSQHRKLGLPNEDTLSGRGVSWCATCDGFFFKDQDIAVVGGGDTAMEEATFLSRFAKSVTIVHRRDSLRASKAMQERAFADPKIKFAWDSEVAEVHGDQKLSGLTLRNTKTGETSELPVTGLFIAVGHDPRTELFKGQLELDEEGYLKVDAPSTRTNLTGVFGAGDVVDHTYRQAITAAGTGCSAALDAERFLAALADSEKLAETPAV
- a CDS encoding hypothetical protein (identified by MetaGeneAnnotator; putative;~sequence version:1), producing MTSTADTTRHPDVSEISDLTEGLLPPSRGAAVREHLDDCSLCADVRTSLEEIRGLLGTLPGPPRMPGEIAGRIDAALAAEALLNATEPDTDTHVSRETSHRRPAPSVPARPTADRPAGRPAAATGPGRARRRTVVLGAAFGTAVLGLGLFLLQSNGQDAGTAADSPSDMAVASKTTRFDGRPVASTVRDLMNDDSTLQAPQGSGAPRSLSGEGSGGGRKRAAAELPACVRAGTQRTDPVLAFQRGDSDGTPAYLVVLPDSADTSRVRAYVIDASCTDGKSDRAAVLSQESLPRS
- a CDS encoding RNA polymerase sigma factor sigM (DNA binding residues [nucleotide binding];~RNA polymerase sigma factor SigM [Streptomyces cattleya NRRL 8057 = DSM46488];~RNA polymerase sigma factor SigM; Reviewed;~Sigma-70 region 2; pfam04542;~Sigma70, region (SR) 4 refers to the most C-terminal of four conserved domains foundin Escherichia coli (Ec) sigma70, the main housekeeping sigma, and related sigma-factors (SFs). A SF isa dissociable subunit of RNA polymerase, it directs bacterial or...; cd06171;~identified by MetaGeneAnnotator; putative) is translated as MASEAVESGSPSDQELLAGHVAGDPDAFGELVRRHRDRLWAVALRTLGDREEAADAVQDALVSAFRAAHTFRGQSAVTTWLHRITVNACLDRARKAASRRTSPMNDTERFEQLLEPHESAEAPAERQDLHRQLLAALSTLPAEQRAALVLVDMQGYPVAEAARLLDVPAGTVKSRCARGRAKLLPLLTHLRGDTVGNEGSDGGRNRTPGASVPTVPGPADTGPDKPAVVKGGGGRA